One part of the Phacochoerus africanus isolate WHEZ1 chromosome 7, ROS_Pafr_v1, whole genome shotgun sequence genome encodes these proteins:
- the LOC125131780 gene encoding olfactory receptor 9K2-like produces MGMGDRGTSNHSGVTDFILVGFRVRPELHSLLFLLFLLVYTMVLLGNVGMMAVIMTDPQLNTPMYFFLGNLSFVDLVYSSVIAPKAMINFWSESKTISLAGCVTQLFLFALFIVTEGFLLAVMAYDRFIAICNPLLYSVHMSTRLCTQLVAGSYFCGCISSILQTSMTFTLSFCASRAIDHFYCDDRPLQSISCSDLYVHRMVSFFLCIIIIFPTIIVIVVSYVYIVSTVLKIRSAEGRKKVFSTCSSHLGVVSVLYGAIIFMYFIPDGYPELSKVASLCYTLVTPMLNPLIYSLRNRDVKEALGKILGGKMFLFSSILTVI; encoded by the coding sequence ATGGGCATGGGGGACAGGGGAACAAGCAACCACTCAGGAGTGACTGACTTCATTCTTGTAGGCTTCAGGGTCCGCCCAGAGCTccactctctcctcttcctgctctttctgctggtctacaccatggTCCTGCTGGGGAATGTTGGCATGATGGCCGTTATTATGACTGACCCCCAGCTGAACACACCAATGTATTTCTTCCTAGGCAACCTCTCCTTCGTTGATCTCGTCTATTCGTCTGTTATTGCACCCAAGGCTATGATCAACTTCTGGTCTGAGAGCAAGACCATCTCCTTGGCAGGCTGTGTGACCCAGCTCTTTCTCTTTGCCCTCTTCATTGTGACTGAGGGCTTTCTCCTGGCAGTCATGGCTTATGACCGCTTCATTGCCATCTGCAACCCACTCCTCTACTCTGTCCACATGTCAACACGTCTCTGCACTCAGTTGGTGGCAGGTTCCTACTTTTGTGGCTGCATCAGCTCCATTCTTCAGACCAGCATGACATTTACTTTATCCTTTTGTGCGTCTCGGGCCATTGACCACTTTTACTGTGATGACCGTCCCCTTCAGAGCATTTCTTGTTCTGATCTCTATGTTCATaggatggtttcttttttcttgtgcatcattatcatttttcctACCATAATTGTCATCGTTGTGTCCTATGTGTATATTGTGTCCACAGTTCTGAAAATCCGCTCCGCTGAAGGGCGTAAGAAAGTCTTCTCCACTTGCAGCTCTCACCTAGGAGTCGTGAGTGTACTGTATGGTgccattatttttatgtatttcatccCTGATGGATATCCTGAGCTGAGTAAAGTGGCCTCCTTGTGTTACACCCTGGTCACTCCCATGTTGAACCCTTTGATTTACTCTCTGAGAAACAGAGATGTCAAAGAGGCTCTGGGAAAGatcctggggggaaaaatgtttttatttagttCCATTTTAACAGTGATATAA